Proteins from one Embleya scabrispora genomic window:
- the orn gene encoding oligoribonuclease: MNDRLVWIDCEMTGLDLSRDALVEVAALVTDSELKILGDGVDVVIRPPAEALAGMPDVVRRMHTASGLLDELEAGVSLAEAEAEVLRYIKAHVPDGRKAPLCGNSIGTDRGFLARDMLDLDAYLHYRVIDVSSIKELARRWYPRVYFQSPPKAGNHRALADIHESIEELRYYREAIFVPEPGPDSDTAKAIAARYGHKPAERA, from the coding sequence ATGAACGACCGCTTGGTCTGGATCGACTGTGAGATGACCGGACTCGACCTGTCCCGGGACGCGTTGGTGGAGGTGGCGGCTCTCGTCACCGATTCCGAGCTCAAGATTCTGGGCGACGGGGTCGATGTCGTGATCCGCCCGCCCGCCGAGGCGCTGGCCGGCATGCCCGATGTGGTGCGCAGGATGCACACCGCTTCAGGTCTGCTGGACGAGCTGGAGGCGGGCGTGAGCCTGGCCGAGGCCGAGGCCGAGGTGCTGCGCTACATCAAGGCGCACGTGCCCGACGGCCGCAAGGCGCCGCTGTGCGGGAACTCGATCGGCACCGACCGGGGCTTTTTGGCCCGGGACATGCTCGACCTCGACGCCTACCTGCACTACCGGGTGATCGACGTCTCCTCGATCAAGGAGTTGGCCCGCCGCTGGTATCCGAGGGTCTACTTCCAGAGCCCCCCGAAGGCCGGCAACCACCGCGCGCTGGCCGACATCCACGAGAGCATCGAGGAACTGCGCTACTACCGCGAGGCGATCTTCGTCCCGGAGCCGGGACCGGACAGCGACACCGCCAAGGCGATCGCCGCCCGGTACGGCCACAAGCCGGCCGAACGCGCCTGA
- a CDS encoding DUF397 domain-containing protein codes for MSIGESGQPSRQQLDDEKAALYAMDISGVTWIGYGEDTTGEGIVETAELPGGGMAMRNSIHPEGPILRFTEGEWTAFVLGVRDGEFDLDRLAEPLPEQRG; via the coding sequence ATGAGCATCGGCGAGTCGGGGCAGCCTTCGCGGCAACAGCTCGACGACGAGAAGGCCGCGCTGTACGCCATGGACATCAGCGGTGTCACGTGGATCGGCTACGGCGAGGACACCACCGGCGAGGGGATCGTGGAGACCGCCGAACTGCCCGGCGGGGGCATGGCGATGCGCAACTCGATCCACCCCGAGGGGCCGATCCTGCGGTTCACCGAGGGCGAGTGGACCGCGTTCGTACTCGGCGTGCGCGACGGCGAGTTCGACCTGGACCGGCTGGCCGAGCCGCTGCCGGAGCAGCGGGGCTGA
- a CDS encoding ATP-binding cassette domain-containing protein: MSTATSGVEISAVGLAAEGPDGVIFRDVRLTAPAAGLTVLVGPAGAGRTSLLLALGGRFRTVAGTVTVAGSRRAADARAHTALARARPGLDLEPHLFVAETVAERQAVDGGRPTGTALARMYDLMRIDPPGHVLVEHLSAVEHLLFAVALAAAGRPGAVLVDDVDSGIAGADLSRAWRALRDLADTGTTVVATATAAPRGADVVVDLPGHHLYPRGGTA; this comes from the coding sequence GTGTCCACAGCCACCTCCGGGGTGGAGATCAGTGCGGTCGGCCTGGCGGCGGAGGGCCCGGACGGCGTCATCTTTCGCGACGTGCGCCTGACCGCGCCCGCGGCCGGCCTGACCGTGCTCGTCGGACCCGCCGGCGCCGGCCGGACCTCGTTGCTGCTCGCGCTCGGCGGCCGATTCCGGACCGTCGCCGGCACCGTGACCGTGGCCGGCAGCCGCCGCGCCGCCGACGCCCGCGCCCACACCGCGCTGGCCCGGGCCCGCCCGGGCCTGGATCTGGAACCGCACCTGTTCGTCGCCGAGACGGTCGCCGAACGACAGGCCGTCGACGGCGGCCGGCCCACCGGGACCGCGCTCGCTCGGATGTACGACCTGATGCGGATCGACCCGCCGGGCCACGTCCTGGTCGAGCACCTGTCCGCGGTCGAACACCTGCTCTTCGCGGTCGCGCTGGCCGCCGCCGGCCGACCCGGCGCGGTCCTGGTCGACGACGTGGACAGCGGCATCGCGGGCGCCGATCTCTCCCGCGCCTGGCGGGCGTTGCGCGACCTCGCCGACACCGGCACCACCGTGGTGGCCACCGCGACCGCGGCACCGCGCGGCGCCGACGTGGTGGTCGATCTGCCCGGACACCACCTGTACCCGAGAGGCGGTACCGCCTGA
- a CDS encoding YhgE/Pip domain-containing protein, with the protein MGVLRLAWFELRRFRGPLPRLVPVMLMLVPTLYGALYLWSNWDPYGRLHQVPVAFVNEDRPVDARGQHIDAGARLTEAIRHDKNFKWKVTDAKAARDGLDDGDYHFVVTVPPDFSATLATTASAEPRQAKLLMTLDDANGFIIGKMAEIAKTQLQQQISATTQSTLVQQLYGETGTLKAQLAQSADGARQLAANAGGAPPEQTRQGAAQLADGLAKLDAAVPAPPPAQAAGADARVLGAPVAIEVRNLHPAGLYGRGLAPFFFGIALWVFGLVGYLLLRPYNPRALAGRAGAVKVALAGWLPAAALGVLGAFVLYAVVQLGLSLDADDPGLSLLLIALGAVTFVAIAQFLRAALGAVGDVLILVLLMLQLTSCGGLYPVTTTPAPFQALHPVMPMTYLVNGLRITLTGGQGERLGVAFAVLGAYLVVALIATVFVVRHKRMWTMAGLKPSVEL; encoded by the coding sequence ATGGGCGTGCTGCGCCTGGCCTGGTTCGAACTGCGGCGCTTCCGCGGCCCGTTGCCCCGGTTGGTCCCGGTCATGCTGATGCTGGTGCCGACGCTGTACGGGGCCCTGTACCTGTGGTCCAACTGGGATCCGTACGGCCGACTGCACCAGGTGCCGGTCGCGTTCGTGAACGAGGACCGGCCGGTGGACGCGCGCGGACAGCACATCGACGCGGGTGCTCGGCTGACCGAGGCGATCCGCCACGACAAGAACTTCAAGTGGAAGGTCACCGACGCGAAGGCCGCCCGCGACGGTCTGGACGACGGCGACTACCACTTCGTGGTCACCGTGCCGCCCGACTTCAGCGCCACGCTGGCCACCACCGCGTCGGCCGAGCCGCGTCAGGCCAAGCTGCTGATGACGCTCGACGACGCCAACGGCTTCATCATCGGCAAGATGGCCGAGATCGCCAAGACGCAGCTCCAGCAGCAGATCTCGGCGACTACGCAGAGCACGCTGGTCCAGCAGTTGTACGGGGAGACCGGCACGCTCAAGGCGCAGTTGGCCCAGTCGGCCGACGGCGCGCGGCAACTCGCGGCGAACGCGGGCGGCGCGCCCCCGGAGCAGACCCGTCAGGGTGCCGCGCAACTGGCCGACGGGCTGGCGAAACTGGACGCGGCGGTACCGGCGCCGCCGCCGGCGCAGGCCGCCGGGGCGGACGCGCGGGTGCTCGGCGCGCCGGTGGCGATCGAGGTGCGCAACCTGCATCCGGCGGGGCTGTACGGGCGCGGACTCGCGCCGTTCTTCTTCGGGATCGCGCTGTGGGTGTTCGGCCTGGTCGGCTATCTGCTGCTGCGGCCGTACAACCCGCGCGCGCTTGCCGGGCGGGCCGGCGCGGTCAAGGTGGCGCTCGCGGGGTGGCTGCCCGCCGCCGCGCTCGGCGTGCTGGGCGCGTTCGTCCTGTACGCGGTGGTCCAGCTGGGGCTGAGCCTGGACGCCGACGATCCGGGTCTGAGTCTGCTGCTGATCGCGCTGGGGGCGGTGACCTTCGTGGCCATCGCGCAGTTCCTGCGGGCCGCGCTCGGCGCGGTGGGCGACGTGCTGATCCTGGTCCTGCTGATGCTCCAGCTCACCTCGTGCGGCGGGCTGTATCCGGTCACCACCACCCCCGCGCCGTTCCAGGCGCTGCATCCGGTGATGCCGATGACCTACCTGGTGAACGGGTTGCGCATCACCCTCACGGGTGGTCAGGGCGAGCGTTTGGGGGTCGCTTTCGCGGTGCTCGGCGCGTACCTCGTGGTGGCGCTGATCGCGACCGTTTTCGTGGTCCGACACAAGCGGATGTGGACCATGGCCGGGCTGAAACCGTCCGTGGAGTTGTGA
- a CDS encoding tetratricopeptide repeat protein, with protein sequence MNEQEIQKLRAEAETRMRELGPDHPGSLDARAAWARVVGDEGRPAEAARMFGELAGDYARVLGPQHPDTLLARHNHAYCLGLSGNAVTAESLARDVAADCVLVLGQDDPETLNVRAGWARWIGEAGDAAGAARMLRPIVEEATDALGPVHPDTLTIRHQHAHWVGRSGETIQAARLMASIADERGEVHEPDDPAALTARHDCAMWAGEAGDVSVARDAMMRLVEDAARVLGPDHHDTLVIRHNHAHWTGESGDPLGARTLLTQLVSDCSRVLGEQHPDTENARRGLMWWTYGPKATGPAPVFATPVGNSSVEAGKPAKEPKPAKPARVKQPKAPKPPRESRKAAARPAEVEAAAPAAALPVASAVAAAGAPAAPTEEVSVGAADSESRPVAPDGDVTEFAPIAGLTPDTEQNAAVSAEPAARVGLDKEAEPAAEPEAVAVPGRDEAPEDMATRVTSVAPDDEPAHVNVPPRPAVPPVKGKPKADEPADGFDAVDVADAPDGSDISDTSDAKK encoded by the coding sequence ATGAACGAGCAGGAGATACAGAAACTGAGGGCCGAGGCCGAGACCCGGATGCGGGAACTCGGACCCGATCACCCCGGTTCGCTCGACGCGCGCGCCGCGTGGGCCCGGGTCGTCGGCGACGAGGGCCGACCCGCGGAGGCCGCCCGGATGTTCGGGGAGCTGGCGGGCGACTACGCGCGCGTGCTCGGCCCGCAACATCCCGACACGCTCCTGGCCCGGCACAACCACGCCTACTGCCTGGGTCTGTCCGGCAACGCGGTCACCGCCGAGTCGCTGGCGCGCGACGTCGCCGCCGACTGTGTTTTGGTGCTCGGTCAGGACGACCCCGAGACGTTGAACGTGCGTGCCGGGTGGGCTCGTTGGATCGGCGAGGCGGGTGACGCCGCGGGCGCGGCCCGGATGTTGCGACCGATCGTCGAGGAGGCGACCGACGCGCTGGGGCCGGTACACCCCGACACGCTCACCATCCGGCACCAGCACGCGCACTGGGTGGGCCGGTCGGGCGAGACGATCCAGGCGGCCCGGTTGATGGCGTCCATCGCGGACGAGCGCGGCGAGGTGCACGAGCCGGACGACCCGGCGGCGCTGACCGCCCGGCACGACTGCGCGATGTGGGCGGGCGAGGCGGGCGACGTCTCGGTGGCCCGCGACGCGATGATGCGGCTGGTGGAGGACGCCGCGCGCGTGCTCGGCCCGGACCACCACGACACGCTGGTGATCCGGCACAACCACGCGCACTGGACCGGCGAGTCCGGTGATCCGCTGGGCGCGCGCACGCTGCTCACCCAGTTGGTCTCGGACTGCTCGCGCGTGCTCGGCGAGCAGCACCCGGACACCGAGAACGCCCGACGCGGGTTGATGTGGTGGACGTACGGGCCCAAGGCCACCGGTCCGGCGCCGGTGTTCGCCACCCCGGTGGGGAACAGCTCGGTGGAGGCGGGCAAGCCGGCGAAGGAGCCGAAGCCGGCCAAGCCCGCGCGGGTGAAGCAGCCGAAGGCGCCGAAACCGCCTCGGGAGTCGCGGAAGGCGGCGGCTCGTCCGGCGGAGGTCGAGGCGGCCGCACCGGCGGCTGCCTTGCCGGTTGCCTCGGCCGTCGCCGCGGCGGGTGCTCCGGCGGCGCCCACCGAGGAGGTGTCGGTCGGCGCCGCGGACTCGGAGTCGCGGCCGGTCGCCCCGGACGGGGATGTCACCGAGTTCGCCCCGATCGCCGGGCTCACCCCCGACACCGAGCAGAACGCGGCGGTGTCCGCCGAGCCGGCGGCGCGGGTCGGCCTGGACAAGGAGGCGGAGCCGGCGGCCGAGCCCGAGGCCGTTGCCGTACCGGGCCGGGACGAGGCGCCGGAGGACATGGCGACCCGGGTGACGAGCGTGGCGCCCGACGACGAGCCGGCCCACGTGAACGTGCCGCCGCGCCCGGCCGTACCGCCGGTGAAGGGCAAGCCGAAGGCCGACGAGCCGGCCGACGGCTTCGACGCGGTCGATGTCGCCGACGCACCGGATGGCTCCGATATATCCGATACGTCCGACGCGAAGAAGTAG
- a CDS encoding ACT domain-containing protein, whose protein sequence is MLYRLRVSLPDRPGSLARVTQLLGAAGADVMQMTVLEQLGGRAVDEFTVSWAGERDVAGLVAALERSAGVRVEGCWAAGEVPGSAPELDVLGQVARDPGRAVATLVDAAPTLFHADWAVATRGGRGRQRVYASWRAPQTPVLPALTPMRPLGFAYEGEATGHGAAAPIGASWLTMYVVRHEGPAFHRTELDRLGRIVDVALGVLGERGAAKATGAGVRPGPA, encoded by the coding sequence GTGTTGTACCGACTGAGGGTGTCGCTGCCCGATCGACCGGGGTCGCTCGCGCGGGTCACGCAGCTGCTCGGCGCGGCGGGGGCCGATGTGATGCAGATGACCGTGCTCGAACAGCTCGGCGGCCGGGCGGTGGACGAGTTCACCGTCTCCTGGGCCGGTGAGCGGGACGTCGCCGGGCTGGTCGCCGCCCTGGAGCGGTCGGCCGGCGTCCGGGTGGAGGGTTGCTGGGCGGCCGGTGAGGTGCCCGGTTCCGCACCCGAGCTGGATGTGCTGGGCCAGGTGGCGCGCGACCCCGGCCGGGCGGTGGCCACGCTGGTCGACGCGGCGCCGACGCTCTTTCACGCCGACTGGGCGGTGGCCACGCGCGGCGGACGTGGCCGACAGCGGGTGTACGCGAGCTGGCGGGCCCCGCAGACGCCGGTGTTGCCCGCGCTCACCCCGATGCGGCCGCTGGGCTTCGCCTACGAGGGTGAGGCCACCGGCCACGGCGCGGCGGCGCCGATCGGGGCGTCCTGGCTGACGATGTACGTGGTCCGGCACGAGGGCCCCGCGTTCCATCGCACCGAACTGGACCGCCTGGGCCGCATCGTCGACGTGGCGCTCGGCGTCCTGGGCGAGCGCGGCGCGGCCAAGGCGACGGGCGCCGGCGTGCGCCCGGGGCCGGCCTGA
- a CDS encoding LCP family protein, which produces MQDRDETSPGAEAVPGASAEEPGPESPSRIERRAHDRRRRRRRILTWIGGGLVAVLIAAGGFGWWLYDRLNGNIRTQDFADQLTDRPPPTGALNVLLVGSDSRAGDNSEYGRDDGGSQRSDTTILLHVPQGRKSATAVSFPRDLMVDVPSCRTTSGGTQRAYFGQFNSAMEVGGVPCVAATVERLTGARIDHQITIDFIGFKKVVDALGGVPMHIAQPIDDKAAHLQLPAGDITLDGEQALGFVRVRKSLGDGSDIQRIERQQEFLKALIKKVQGENLLTNPAKAYNVMDAATKAITTDSGINTLVGLYDFASGLRGIPLEKIDFVTTPLIDYAPDPNRVALKQPDAAQLFTALRDGAPAPTPTGTARATDGTGSTGTGRSGAGSTGSGRSGSSGGTGAGTNQGTAGR; this is translated from the coding sequence GTGCAGGACAGGGATGAGACGTCCCCGGGGGCCGAGGCCGTTCCGGGGGCGTCGGCCGAGGAGCCGGGGCCGGAGAGCCCCAGCCGCATAGAACGGCGCGCGCACGACCGCCGGCGTCGCCGGCGGCGCATCCTCACGTGGATCGGTGGCGGTCTCGTCGCCGTCCTGATCGCCGCGGGCGGCTTCGGCTGGTGGTTGTACGACCGCCTGAACGGCAACATCCGCACCCAGGACTTCGCCGACCAGTTGACCGATCGCCCGCCGCCCACGGGCGCGCTGAACGTGCTGTTGGTGGGGTCCGACTCGCGGGCCGGCGACAACTCCGAGTACGGCCGCGACGACGGCGGCAGTCAGCGCTCGGACACCACGATCCTGCTGCACGTGCCGCAGGGCCGAAAGAGCGCGACCGCGGTCAGCTTCCCGCGCGACCTGATGGTCGACGTGCCGTCGTGCCGGACCACCTCCGGCGGCACCCAGCGGGCCTACTTCGGCCAGTTCAACAGCGCGATGGAGGTCGGCGGCGTGCCGTGTGTGGCGGCCACCGTCGAGCGGCTGACCGGCGCCCGGATCGACCACCAGATCACCATCGACTTCATCGGCTTCAAGAAGGTCGTGGACGCGCTCGGCGGCGTGCCGATGCACATCGCCCAGCCGATCGACGACAAGGCCGCGCACCTGCAACTGCCCGCCGGCGACATCACCCTCGACGGCGAGCAGGCGCTCGGCTTCGTCCGGGTGCGCAAGAGCCTGGGCGACGGCAGCGACATCCAGCGCATCGAACGGCAGCAGGAGTTCCTCAAGGCGCTGATCAAGAAGGTGCAGGGGGAGAACCTGCTGACCAACCCGGCGAAGGCGTACAACGTGATGGACGCCGCGACCAAGGCGATCACCACCGACTCCGGGATCAACACGCTGGTCGGCCTGTACGACTTCGCGAGCGGCCTGCGCGGGATCCCGCTGGAGAAGATCGACTTCGTCACCACGCCGCTGATCGACTACGCCCCCGACCCGAACCGGGTGGCGCTCAAACAGCCCGACGCGGCGCAACTGTTCACCGCGCTGCGCGACGGGGCGCCGGCGCCCACGCCGACCGGGACGGCGCGTGCGACCGACGGCACGGGGTCGACCGGAACCGGACGCTCCGGTGCGGGTTCGACCGGATCCGGTCGAAGCGGGTCGTCCGGCGGTACGGGTGCGGGCACGAATCAGGGCACTGCGGGACGTTAA
- a CDS encoding right-handed parallel beta-helix repeat-containing protein, translated as MTGRVLQVVQGTRWRRRAGEYASIGAAVGAAAAGDSIMVAAGTYREDVAISVPVTVVGSDGPGTVVLSAADGVALTITADAAVHGLVVDGGAGVLSPAIVIEGCAPILEECVVRAASVVAVELRAGADPMVRRCRVGNPKGVGIGVTGRSRGTFEDCEIGDTGREGFDVREGSAPILRRGRVRDASGHGLRFTGPGTTGSVQECEIQDGSDAEPAVFVGDQASPHLTGLHIHDVGGGGICVAGGAAPIIADSRIERVGWAGISVGGQGSAGSLSRTEITAVKGTGVQADDLATFSLDDCTIRDAEGNGVSVDRGANLTLVGCRLRDMGRNGVDVHGHSEVTLSGCTIRSFGRNGLALADHGARASAIDCEFHDSTGGKPAVWVADGADAALGECRIHDVLDGVKVAGSGTGLSMHDCEIHDVDETGIGVGAGAVVSVKSCKVRKATTGVWFMESDCGGIIADCTIEDTTDGVSVTGAAGPTVRRVRVDRATGEGIRIAGGGRGDFEDCEVLGGRGYGVHVREGCHPVFTRCTTRDNAKGGFEFAGPGPVAVECTSQGDGTSGTEPAAGGILGTPSPIAAAGAQPQGVARLTATLPIPGARDGAAVDEAAATSGRGVDELLAELDGLVGLAGVKAEVRNLIDLISVGRRREEAGLKAPTLRRHLVFTGSPGTGKTTVARLYGEIAQALGVLRMGHLVEVSRVDLVGEHIGSTAPRTKEVFDRARGGVLFIDEAYSLAPPDPSRDFGREAIDTLVKMMEDHRDDVVVIVAGYTDEMERFLGANPGFGSRFSRTITFQDYSADDLVEITLMQVREHEYVLTDEACEALLGYFRRLPRGAAFGNAREARRTFEAMIERHATRLAQLPGAGMEELRTLHPEDLPDLR; from the coding sequence ATGACGGGTCGGGTTCTTCAGGTGGTGCAGGGCACTCGTTGGCGACGCCGCGCGGGCGAATACGCCTCGATCGGGGCCGCGGTGGGCGCGGCGGCGGCGGGCGACTCGATCATGGTCGCGGCGGGGACGTATCGCGAGGACGTGGCGATCTCCGTGCCGGTGACGGTGGTCGGCTCGGACGGGCCGGGGACGGTGGTCCTGAGCGCGGCCGACGGGGTCGCGCTCACCATCACCGCCGACGCGGCGGTACACGGCCTGGTCGTCGACGGCGGCGCGGGCGTGTTGTCGCCGGCCATCGTGATCGAGGGCTGCGCGCCGATACTGGAGGAGTGTGTGGTCCGGGCCGCCTCGGTGGTCGCGGTCGAACTGCGCGCGGGCGCCGACCCGATGGTGCGCCGCTGCCGGGTGGGCAACCCGAAGGGCGTGGGCATCGGGGTGACCGGGCGCTCGCGCGGCACGTTCGAGGACTGCGAGATCGGCGACACCGGGCGCGAGGGCTTCGACGTGCGCGAGGGCAGCGCGCCGATCCTGCGCCGGGGCCGGGTGCGCGACGCCTCCGGGCACGGACTGCGCTTCACCGGACCCGGCACCACCGGCAGTGTCCAGGAGTGCGAGATCCAGGACGGCTCGGACGCGGAACCCGCGGTGTTCGTCGGCGACCAGGCCTCGCCGCATTTGACCGGCCTGCACATCCACGACGTGGGCGGCGGCGGGATCTGCGTCGCCGGCGGCGCCGCGCCGATCATCGCAGACTCGCGGATCGAGCGGGTCGGCTGGGCGGGCATCTCGGTCGGCGGCCAGGGCAGCGCCGGGTCGTTGTCGCGGACGGAGATCACCGCGGTCAAGGGCACCGGCGTCCAGGCCGACGACCTGGCCACGTTCTCGCTCGACGACTGCACGATCCGCGACGCCGAGGGCAACGGCGTCTCGGTCGACCGGGGCGCCAACCTGACCCTGGTCGGTTGCCGACTGCGCGACATGGGCCGCAACGGCGTCGACGTGCACGGCCACTCCGAGGTCACCCTCAGCGGTTGTACGATCCGCAGTTTCGGTCGCAACGGGCTCGCGCTGGCCGACCACGGGGCCCGCGCGTCCGCGATCGACTGCGAATTCCACGACTCCACCGGCGGCAAGCCGGCCGTGTGGGTGGCCGACGGCGCGGACGCCGCGCTCGGCGAGTGCCGCATCCACGACGTGCTCGACGGGGTCAAGGTGGCCGGCTCCGGCACCGGCCTGTCGATGCACGACTGCGAGATCCACGATGTGGACGAGACCGGCATCGGGGTGGGCGCGGGCGCCGTGGTCTCGGTCAAGTCCTGCAAGGTGCGCAAGGCCACCACCGGCGTGTGGTTCATGGAGTCGGACTGCGGCGGCATCATCGCCGACTGCACGATCGAGGACACCACCGACGGCGTCTCGGTCACCGGCGCGGCCGGGCCCACGGTGCGCCGGGTCCGGGTGGACCGGGCCACCGGCGAGGGCATCCGGATCGCCGGGGGCGGGCGCGGCGACTTCGAGGACTGCGAGGTGCTCGGCGGGCGCGGCTACGGGGTGCACGTGCGCGAGGGCTGCCATCCGGTGTTCACCCGCTGCACCACGCGCGACAACGCCAAGGGCGGCTTCGAGTTCGCCGGTCCGGGGCCGGTCGCGGTCGAGTGCACCTCGCAGGGCGACGGGACGAGCGGCACGGAGCCGGCGGCGGGCGGGATCCTGGGTACGCCGAGCCCGATCGCGGCGGCCGGCGCACAGCCGCAGGGGGTGGCCCGGCTGACCGCCACGCTGCCCATCCCCGGCGCGCGCGACGGCGCGGCCGTGGACGAGGCGGCGGCCACGTCGGGGCGCGGAGTGGACGAACTGCTGGCCGAGTTGGACGGTCTGGTCGGCCTCGCCGGGGTCAAGGCCGAGGTGCGCAACCTGATCGACCTGATCTCGGTGGGCCGGCGGCGCGAGGAGGCCGGCCTCAAGGCGCCCACGCTGCGCCGGCACCTGGTCTTCACCGGCTCCCCGGGCACCGGCAAGACCACCGTGGCCCGGCTGTACGGGGAGATCGCCCAGGCACTCGGGGTGTTGCGGATGGGGCACCTGGTGGAGGTCTCCCGGGTCGACCTGGTCGGCGAGCACATCGGTTCCACCGCGCCGCGCACCAAGGAGGTCTTCGACCGGGCCCGGGGCGGGGTGTTGTTCATCGACGAGGCGTACAGCCTGGCCCCGCCGGACCCCTCGCGCGACTTCGGCCGCGAGGCGATCGACACGCTCGTGAAGATGATGGAGGACCACCGCGACGACGTGGTGGTGATCGTGGCCGGCTACACCGACGAGATGGAGCGTTTCCTCGGCGCGAACCCCGGCTTCGGATCCCGGTTCTCCCGCACCATCACCTTCCAGGACTACTCGGCCGACGACCTCGTCGAGATCACCCTCATGCAGGTGCGCGAACACGAGTACGTGCTCACCGACGAGGCGTGCGAGGCGCTGCTCGGCTATTTCCGCCGACTGCCGCGCGGTGCCGCGTTCGGCAACGCGCGCGAGGCGCGGCGCACCTTCGAGGCGATGATCGAGCGGCACGCGACCCGGTTGGCCCAGCTGCCGGGGGCGGGCATGGAGGAGTTGCGGACGCTGCATCCGGAGGATCTGCCCGACCTGCGGTGA
- the ppgK gene encoding polyphosphate--glucose phosphotransferase: MGIDIGGTGIKGAPVDTDAGRLTRERVRLLTPEPSEPQAVIAVVRDVLAEFADTEGPVGITFPGVIRDGIVRTAANVDKSWIDLDADALFTATLGRPVTMVNDADAAGVAEMRFGAGAGQRGTVLMLTFGTGIGSALFVDGRLVPNTELGHLELDGHEAERRASAVARETHDLSWEKWAARVQDYLRHVEMLFSPSLIIIGGGISKKPEKFLPFIKIRADLVPARLHNDAGIVGAAMLVTGD; this comes from the coding sequence ATGGGCATCGACATCGGCGGGACCGGGATCAAGGGCGCGCCGGTGGACACCGACGCCGGGCGGCTGACCCGGGAGCGGGTCCGGCTGCTCACTCCCGAACCGTCCGAACCGCAGGCGGTGATCGCCGTGGTCCGCGACGTGCTCGCGGAGTTCGCGGACACCGAGGGGCCGGTGGGAATCACCTTCCCCGGCGTGATCCGCGACGGCATCGTGCGCACCGCGGCGAACGTGGACAAGTCGTGGATCGACCTGGACGCCGACGCGCTGTTCACCGCGACGCTCGGCCGGCCGGTGACGATGGTCAACGACGCGGACGCGGCGGGAGTGGCCGAGATGCGCTTCGGCGCGGGCGCCGGGCAGCGCGGCACGGTGCTGATGCTGACCTTCGGTACGGGCATCGGCAGCGCGCTGTTCGTGGACGGCCGGCTGGTGCCGAACACCGAGCTGGGCCACCTGGAGCTGGACGGGCACGAGGCCGAGCGGCGGGCCTCGGCGGTGGCGCGCGAGACGCACGATCTGTCCTGGGAGAAGTGGGCCGCGCGGGTGCAGGACTACCTGCGGCACGTGGAGATGTTGTTCTCGCCGTCGCTGATCATCATCGGGGGCGGGATCAGCAAGAAGCCGGAGAAGTTCCTGCCGTTCATCAAGATCCGGGCCGATCTGGTGCCGGCGAGGCTGCACAACGACGCGGGGATCGTGGGCGCGGCGATGCTGGTGACGGGCGACTGA
- a CDS encoding 3'-5' exonuclease has protein sequence MAKRLLDLLLVVDVEATCWNGPIPDGQRSEIIEIGIATLDVTTGERIDRHGLLVRPTSSTVSAFCTELTTLTQADVDSGHTFADACALLRTEFKAHQRVWASWGEYDRQAFERQCAAEGVPYPFGARHLNAKTLYSLAHGLDRELGMAGALAHAGLPLDGTHHRGVDDAWNIAALLGGVLRASRPNTARTSG, from the coding sequence ATGGCGAAACGACTCCTGGATCTGCTCCTGGTCGTCGACGTCGAGGCCACCTGCTGGAACGGTCCGATCCCCGACGGCCAACGCTCGGAGATCATCGAGATCGGCATCGCCACCCTCGACGTCACCACCGGCGAGCGCATCGACCGACACGGCCTCCTGGTCCGCCCCACGTCCTCCACGGTGAGCGCGTTCTGCACCGAACTGACCACCCTCACCCAGGCCGACGTCGACAGCGGCCACACCTTCGCCGACGCCTGCGCGCTTCTGCGCACCGAGTTCAAGGCGCACCAGCGGGTGTGGGCGAGCTGGGGCGAATACGACCGCCAGGCGTTCGAGCGGCAGTGCGCGGCCGAGGGCGTGCCCTACCCGTTCGGCGCCCGCCACCTCAACGCCAAGACGCTGTACTCGCTCGCCCACGGCCTGGACCGCGAACTCGGCATGGCCGGCGCCCTGGCCCACGCCGGCCTCCCCCTCGACGGCACCCACCACCGGGGCGTCGACGACGCGTGGAACATCGCCGCCCTGCTCGGCGGCGTCCTGCGCGCGTCCCGCCCGAACACCGCCCGGACATCCGGCTGA